One genomic region from Phycisphaeraceae bacterium encodes:
- a CDS encoding TatD family hydrolase: protein MIDTHCHLVFPDFVDRVDAVLAEAAAAGVTGAITIATSSADAEAGMRLAEDYERVWFSAGVHPLYSDEEPHDWMLLKALARHEKCVAWGELGLDNHHAKPARAIQDRVLADQIAFIESCMRDGIDLPIVLHCREAFDDLIPILRSSGIAGDRCVFHCFTGGEREARLALDFGSMISFTGVVTYRNAREVQAAAMMVPLERVMIETDAPYLSPEPKRGVRPCVPAFARLTADFVARLRGLSSEAFLDVIDENTERFFGIPVRGP, encoded by the coding sequence ATGATTGACACGCATTGCCATCTTGTGTTTCCGGATTTCGTGGACCGGGTTGACGCGGTGCTGGCTGAGGCGGCGGCAGCGGGTGTGACGGGCGCGATCACGATCGCGACGAGTTCGGCCGATGCGGAGGCGGGCATGCGTCTGGCCGAAGACTATGAGCGTGTGTGGTTCAGTGCGGGAGTGCATCCGTTGTATTCGGATGAGGAGCCTCATGACTGGATGCTGCTCAAGGCGCTGGCGCGGCATGAGAAGTGTGTTGCGTGGGGGGAGTTGGGGCTTGACAATCATCATGCGAAGCCTGCGCGGGCGATTCAGGATCGCGTGCTGGCGGATCAGATTGCGTTTATCGAGTCGTGCATGCGTGATGGGATCGATCTTCCGATTGTCCTGCACTGTCGCGAGGCGTTTGACGACCTGATTCCGATCCTGCGATCGAGCGGTATCGCGGGGGATCGGTGTGTGTTTCACTGTTTTACGGGTGGGGAGCGTGAGGCGAGGCTGGCGCTTGATTTTGGATCGATGATTTCGTTTACGGGTGTGGTGACGTATCGCAATGCACGTGAGGTGCAGGCGGCGGCGATGATGGTTCCGCTGGAGCGGGTGATGATTGAGACGGATGCGCCGTATCTGAGCCCGGAGCCGAAGCGTGGGGTGAGGCCTTGCGTGCCGGCGTTTGCGAGGTTGACGGCTGATTTTGTGGCGAGACTTCGCGGACTTTCGAGCGAGGCGTTTCTGGACGTGATTGATGAGAACACTGAGCGGTTCTTTGGAATTCCGGTGCGAGGGCCTTGA
- the lgt gene encoding prolipoprotein diacylglyceryl transferase, whose amino-acid sequence MVQLASDLGGWTNTLDPVIVSVLGLKIRWYGAAYLAGFALGYVLLRWLAKRGLTPIRKERIADMVLTLAFGAVIGGRVGYALFYDLRLFVVFTSDVPFWGLLRIHDGGMSSHGGILGVIVGAWLFSRGVKGEDGQRVERCSMLHVLDLVAFVAPVGLMFGRLANFVNGELLGRVVARPGERAPWWAVRSPQELLSGHRPELTFEQHLELSRLIEMYRMPGMNDREAIEALIAALQRGSVEVVERLPPLLAARHPSQLYQAAAEGVVLGLVLLVVWARPRVPGVIGPMFLIAYGVMRLWTETLRLPDDHLKVPRPGGLTVGQWLSVAMILGGAAVLCYAVRRGGEKFGGWLGSRRMADVSLT is encoded by the coding sequence ATGGTGCAGTTAGCGTCTGATCTCGGCGGCTGGACCAACACCCTCGACCCGGTGATTGTTTCTGTGCTGGGGCTGAAGATCAGGTGGTATGGGGCGGCGTATCTGGCAGGGTTTGCGCTGGGTTATGTGTTACTGCGCTGGCTGGCCAAGCGTGGGCTGACGCCGATTCGGAAGGAGCGCATCGCCGACATGGTGTTGACGCTGGCGTTTGGTGCGGTGATCGGCGGGCGCGTGGGGTATGCGCTCTTTTATGATCTTCGGCTGTTTGTTGTGTTTACGTCTGATGTGCCGTTCTGGGGGCTGCTGCGCATTCATGACGGGGGGATGAGCAGCCACGGCGGGATTTTGGGAGTGATTGTGGGCGCGTGGTTGTTTTCGCGCGGGGTCAAGGGGGAAGATGGCCAGCGCGTCGAGCGATGCTCGATGCTGCATGTGCTGGATCTGGTCGCGTTTGTGGCGCCGGTGGGACTGATGTTTGGTCGGCTGGCGAACTTTGTGAACGGGGAGTTGCTGGGGCGGGTTGTGGCCAGGCCGGGCGAGCGTGCGCCGTGGTGGGCGGTGCGCTCGCCACAGGAGTTGCTCAGCGGGCACAGGCCTGAGCTGACGTTTGAGCAGCATTTGGAGTTGTCGAGACTGATTGAGATGTATCGGATGCCGGGGATGAATGATCGTGAGGCGATCGAGGCGTTGATAGCGGCGCTCCAGCGTGGGTCGGTGGAGGTTGTTGAGCGGTTGCCTCCGCTGCTGGCGGCGCGGCATCCTTCGCAGTTGTATCAGGCGGCTGCGGAGGGGGTGGTGCTGGGGCTTGTGCTGCTGGTGGTGTGGGCGAGGCCGCGCGTGCCGGGGGTTATTGGGCCGATGTTTTTGATCGCGTATGGAGTGATGCGTTTGTGGACTGAGACGCTGCGGCTGCCGGATGACCACTTGAAGGTGCCCAGACCTGGCGGGTTGACGGTGGGGCAATGGTTGAGTGTGGCGATGATTCTGGGCGGGGCAGCGGTGCTGTGCTATGCGGTGCGGCGGGGCGGGGAGAAGTTCGGGGGGTGGCTCGGGTCGAGGCGAATGGCCGATGTGTCGTTGACTTAG
- a CDS encoding type II/IV secretion system protein, producing MPPTLPDKSRQLAAIDPNQSAIDWPSVARAFAPFGATPDQLAQFPAVQASDSDPWDTLLQLLALDEVSALSKLAERTGLEFIIEPRLEESASRFYELVPPDFARTHCLAGLGSDSHVMTVAVSQPLIPSIINLLEDRLDSPVRVVLAPRGAVTSIINRGYEQRGDLVTEIVEEIPLDESALEAAAGSIASGNDLLAMARQTPVIRLVNMILFEALRRRASDVHVHPQENRLVIRFRIDGMLFDAFTPPMTLAPAISSRLKVMTELDIANRHSPQDGQTTVRIGSKKVDIRLSVIPTIYGERIVLRLLDQTQTQLSLDAVGMSKRMQTTLMDIIERPNGMLLVTGPTGSGKTTTLYAALGRIDRASRNVMTIEDPVEYRLSGISQMQVNPKRNVTFATGLRALLRQDPDVILIGEIRDMETAQLAVQASLTGHLVLGTLHTNDAPSAIPRLIDIGIEHYLITSSLLGVLAQRLLRRICTVCNGSGLANGKTCETCFGTGYKGRLAVYEIMKMTDRLRAMTAHSADAVALMAAAVEEGFEPMRVDAAEKMTAGLTDEAEIFRVLH from the coding sequence ATGCCCCCAACACTTCCAGACAAATCACGCCAGCTCGCCGCAATCGACCCAAACCAGTCCGCCATCGACTGGCCATCGGTCGCACGCGCTTTCGCCCCCTTCGGCGCCACGCCCGACCAGCTCGCACAATTCCCGGCCGTACAAGCCTCCGACAGCGACCCCTGGGACACACTCCTCCAACTGCTCGCCCTCGACGAAGTCAGCGCGCTGAGCAAACTCGCCGAACGCACCGGCCTCGAGTTCATCATCGAGCCGCGACTCGAAGAATCCGCCTCGCGCTTCTACGAACTCGTCCCCCCCGACTTCGCACGCACGCACTGCCTGGCCGGACTCGGCTCCGACAGCCATGTCATGACCGTCGCCGTCAGTCAGCCACTCATCCCCAGCATCATCAACCTGCTCGAAGACCGCCTCGACTCGCCCGTGCGCGTCGTCCTCGCGCCGCGCGGCGCCGTCACCAGCATCATCAACCGTGGCTACGAACAGCGCGGCGACCTCGTCACCGAAATCGTCGAAGAAATCCCCCTCGACGAATCCGCCCTCGAAGCCGCCGCCGGCTCCATCGCCTCAGGCAACGACCTCCTCGCGATGGCGCGCCAGACCCCCGTCATCCGCCTCGTCAACATGATCCTCTTCGAAGCCCTCCGCCGACGCGCTTCCGACGTTCACGTCCACCCGCAGGAAAACCGCCTCGTCATCCGCTTCCGCATCGACGGCATGCTCTTCGACGCCTTCACCCCGCCCATGACCCTCGCGCCCGCAATCTCCAGCCGCCTCAAGGTCATGACCGAACTCGACATCGCCAACCGCCACAGCCCGCAGGACGGTCAGACCACCGTCCGCATCGGTTCCAAGAAAGTCGATATCCGCCTCTCCGTCATCCCCACCATCTATGGCGAACGCATCGTCCTTCGCCTCCTCGACCAGACGCAAACACAACTCAGCCTCGACGCCGTCGGCATGTCCAAACGCATGCAGACCACGCTCATGGACATCATCGAGCGACCCAATGGCATGCTCCTCGTCACCGGACCCACCGGCTCAGGCAAAACAACAACCCTCTACGCCGCCCTCGGCCGCATCGACCGCGCATCACGCAACGTCATGACCATCGAAGACCCCGTCGAGTACCGCCTCAGTGGCATCAGCCAGATGCAGGTCAACCCAAAACGAAACGTCACCTTCGCCACCGGCCTTCGCGCACTCCTCCGCCAGGACCCCGATGTCATCCTCATCGGCGAAATCCGCGACATGGAAACCGCACAACTCGCCGTCCAGGCATCCCTCACCGGCCACCTCGTCCTCGGCACCCTCCACACCAACGACGCACCCAGCGCCATCCCGCGCCTCATCGACATCGGCATCGAGCACTACCTCATCACCTCCAGCCTCCTCGGCGTCCTCGCACAGCGACTCCTCCGCCGCATCTGCACCGTCTGCAATGGCTCGGGCCTCGCCAACGGCAAAACCTGCGAAACATGCTTCGGCACCGGATACAAAGGCCGCCTCGCCGTCTACGAAATCATGAAGATGACCGATCGCCTCCGCGCCATGACCGCACACTCGGCCGACGCCGTCGCACTCATGGCCGCCGCAGTTGAAGAAGGCTTCGAGCCCATGCGCGTCGATGCCGCCGAAAAAATGACCGCCGGCCTCACCGACGAAGCCGAAATCTTCCGCGTGCTCCACTAA
- a CDS encoding ABC transporter substrate-binding protein has translation MRIVSLVPSGTEIVGQLGLCGSLVGRSHACDHPPGVLTVPTLTGQPIGVDTGFCETDEQVGGFVARPAGLYTLDTQQLVDLKPDVVLLPGAGGDVALEAQSVQAALEALGSRAAVVRLGPRSIEDMLDDVLRVGAACGRETAAGAVVARLRGRLFEAMDRVTAFDPYRPVVGFLGWTDPLCVAGDWNVQLIERAGGRHPLNETVRREADGAASGPQQAQRLAGPAVMVSPEVFAAVGPEFVVVSPCGYGLERAAEATRALWRQEWFRNLPAARNGRVAAVDGSAMFSRPGPRVVDALEFLVGWLQGRAEVVPAGFPWRVVEG, from the coding sequence ATGCGCATCGTATCGCTGGTGCCATCGGGAACAGAAATCGTGGGCCAACTTGGCCTTTGTGGGTCGCTGGTGGGTCGGAGCCATGCGTGCGACCATCCGCCTGGGGTCTTGACCGTGCCGACACTGACGGGACAGCCCATCGGTGTCGATACGGGCTTCTGCGAGACTGACGAACAGGTCGGCGGCTTTGTTGCACGTCCAGCGGGTCTTTACACGCTCGATACACAACAACTGGTGGATCTCAAGCCCGATGTGGTCCTGTTGCCCGGCGCGGGCGGCGATGTGGCTCTGGAAGCCCAAAGCGTGCAGGCCGCGCTCGAGGCGCTGGGAAGCCGCGCTGCGGTGGTGCGGTTGGGCCCGCGCTCGATCGAGGACATGCTCGATGATGTGCTGCGGGTGGGGGCGGCGTGCGGGCGTGAGACGGCGGCGGGTGCGGTGGTGGCGCGGCTGCGGGGCAGGTTGTTCGAGGCGATGGACCGGGTGACGGCGTTTGACCCGTACCGGCCGGTGGTGGGGTTTCTCGGGTGGACCGATCCGCTCTGTGTGGCCGGGGACTGGAATGTGCAGCTCATCGAGCGGGCGGGGGGGCGGCACCCGCTCAATGAGACGGTGCGGCGAGAAGCCGACGGCGCGGCGAGCGGGCCTCAGCAGGCCCAGAGGCTCGCGGGGCCAGCGGTCATGGTGAGTCCGGAGGTCTTTGCGGCGGTGGGGCCTGAGTTTGTGGTTGTGTCGCCGTGCGGGTATGGGCTGGAGCGTGCGGCCGAGGCGACGCGGGCGCTGTGGCGGCAGGAGTGGTTCCGGAATCTGCCTGCGGCGCGGAACGGGCGTGTGGCGGCGGTGGATGGGAGCGCGATGTTCAGCCGACCGGGGCCACGGGTGGTCGATGCGCTGGAGTTTCTGGTGGGGTGGTTGCAGGGTCGGGCGGAGGTGGTGCCGGCGGGGTTTCCCTGGCGGGTGGTTGAGGGGTGA
- a CDS encoding alkaline phosphatase yields MFRQGLVVLLALFITSAARAQPLGSVIFIHPDGTSAASWAAARALYVGPDSDLNWDRLPAIALYRGHLRNSLSATSNSGATSHAFGIKADADAFGRTAGGERGEPIVDEHGHSLSVAHQALRAGLAVGLVQTGIAAEPGTAVFVAPNQSRNNYDDITADLVHSGAAVLFSGGEKHFLPEGQSGVHGPGRRSDGRDLYAEARDLGYTVIFTRDQLLSLPSDTARVLGVFAHDSTFNDRSEESLAQRGLPLFVEGSPTVAEMTHAALKVLDNANTRFLLVVEEEATDNFGNNNNAAGVLESLRRADEAIGVAQRYLAHNPETLLLTASDSDAGGMRMIGIPVNPDGSFLEILPERDRNGSPLDGIAGTASAPFLAAPDQFGRRLPFAIAWASDQDLSGGILVRADGLNSQRVRGSIDNTDIPRLMRLTLFGHAEGPVRE; encoded by the coding sequence ATGTTCCGTCAAGGTCTTGTCGTCCTGCTCGCGCTCTTCATCACCTCCGCCGCCCGCGCCCAGCCCCTGGGCAGCGTCATCTTCATCCACCCCGACGGCACCAGCGCCGCCAGCTGGGCCGCCGCCCGCGCCCTCTACGTCGGGCCCGACAGCGATCTCAACTGGGACCGCCTCCCCGCGATCGCTCTCTATCGCGGCCACCTGCGCAACAGCCTCAGCGCCACGAGCAACTCGGGCGCCACCAGCCACGCCTTTGGCATCAAGGCCGACGCCGACGCCTTCGGCCGCACCGCCGGGGGCGAACGCGGCGAACCCATCGTCGATGAGCACGGCCACTCGCTCAGCGTTGCCCACCAGGCACTGCGCGCCGGGCTGGCCGTCGGCCTGGTCCAGACCGGCATCGCCGCAGAACCCGGCACCGCTGTCTTCGTAGCGCCCAACCAGAGCCGAAACAACTACGACGACATCACCGCCGATCTCGTCCACTCCGGCGCAGCCGTTCTCTTCAGCGGCGGCGAGAAGCATTTTCTCCCCGAAGGCCAATCCGGCGTCCACGGCCCCGGCCGGCGCAGCGACGGCCGCGACCTCTACGCCGAAGCGCGCGACCTGGGCTACACCGTCATCTTCACGCGCGACCAGCTGCTCAGCCTGCCGTCCGACACGGCCCGCGTCCTGGGCGTCTTCGCCCACGACTCGACCTTCAACGATCGCTCCGAAGAATCGCTGGCCCAGCGGGGCCTGCCGTTGTTCGTCGAAGGCTCACCCACCGTGGCCGAGATGACCCACGCTGCCCTCAAGGTGCTCGACAACGCCAACACCCGCTTCCTGCTGGTCGTCGAAGAAGAAGCCACCGACAACTTCGGCAACAACAACAACGCTGCCGGCGTGCTCGAAAGCCTCCGCCGCGCCGACGAAGCCATCGGCGTCGCGCAGCGTTACCTCGCGCACAACCCCGAGACGCTCCTGCTCACCGCTTCCGACTCCGATGCCGGGGGCATGCGCATGATCGGCATCCCCGTCAACCCCGATGGCTCGTTCCTCGAGATCCTCCCCGAGCGCGACCGCAACGGGTCTCCCCTCGACGGCATCGCCGGCACCGCCTCGGCCCCGTTCCTGGCCGCACCCGACCAGTTCGGCCGCCGCCTTCCCTTCGCCATCGCCTGGGCCAGCGATCAGGACCTGTCAGGCGGCATCCTCGTCCGCGCCGACGGCCTCAACAGCCAGCGCGTGCGCGGCTCAATAGACAACACCGACATCCCCCGCCTGATGCGCCTGACGCTCTTTGGTCATGCCGAAGGACCGGTCCGTGAGTAA
- the arsM gene encoding arsenite methyltransferase, producing the protein MTTESSCCSDPVSCCQGETRQAHVPAAGAPVQSSAQSETIRQAVREGYAKIATSATAPAPGSCGCGPACCTVGSPGIAEHVGYSDTDLATLPEGTDMGLSCGNPTALASLKPGEVVVDLGSGGGMDIFLAGPRVGPAGRAIGVDMTPEMIAKSRKAIAAYRKHHNLDNVEFRLGEIEHLPLADASADVVISNCVINLSPDKQSVWNEIARVLKPGGRVAISDLILYKPLPRDVVEHIESWIGCVAGASTIEEIRALAAKAGLSSLAIATKPEYVAALENVQDPLFARIAALLPQGATLADYVTSADITAMKPQP; encoded by the coding sequence ATGACCACCGAGTCTTCCTGCTGCTCGGATCCCGTCTCCTGCTGCCAGGGCGAGACCCGCCAGGCTCACGTTCCGGCCGCTGGCGCGCCGGTCCAGTCCTCAGCACAAAGCGAAACCATCCGCCAGGCTGTCCGCGAGGGCTACGCCAAGATCGCCACCTCGGCCACCGCCCCCGCCCCGGGCTCCTGTGGCTGCGGCCCTGCATGCTGCACCGTCGGCAGCCCCGGCATCGCCGAGCACGTCGGCTACTCCGATACCGATCTGGCAACCCTGCCCGAAGGCACCGACATGGGCCTTTCCTGCGGCAACCCCACCGCTCTGGCCTCGCTCAAGCCCGGCGAAGTCGTCGTCGATCTCGGCAGCGGCGGCGGCATGGACATCTTTCTCGCCGGGCCACGCGTCGGGCCTGCCGGCCGCGCGATCGGCGTCGATATGACGCCCGAAATGATCGCCAAGTCCCGCAAGGCCATCGCCGCCTACCGCAAGCATCACAACCTCGACAACGTCGAGTTCCGCCTCGGCGAGATCGAGCACCTCCCCCTGGCCGACGCTTCAGCCGACGTCGTCATCTCCAACTGCGTCATCAATCTCTCCCCCGACAAGCAATCGGTCTGGAACGAAATCGCCCGCGTCCTCAAGCCCGGCGGCCGCGTCGCCATCTCCGACCTGATCCTCTACAAGCCGCTCCCGCGCGACGTCGTCGAACACATCGAATCGTGGATCGGCTGCGTCGCGGGCGCCAGCACGATCGAAGAGATCCGCGCTCTGGCCGCCAAGGCCGGCCTGTCGAGCCTCGCCATCGCCACCAAGCCAGAGTACGTCGCCGCGCTCGAAAACGTGCAGGACCCCCTCTTTGCCCGCATCGCCGCTCTCCTGCCGCAAGGCGCCACCCTGGCCGACTATGTCACCAGCGCCGATATCACCGCCATGAAGCCGCAGCCGTAA
- a CDS encoding DMT family protein, with protein MTRILTTVALLFGSNIFMTWAWYGHLKKAAWSIPLAIAVSWMIALPEYMLQVPANRIGHVSQGGPFSAAQLKVLQEAITLTVFIGFAILILKEKPRVNEYIAFALIFAGVAVAMIGRREEPRQGQIIEAPAAFMVPAIEPAASDSTIQSQGVSS; from the coding sequence ATGACCCGCATTCTCACCACCGTCGCCCTCCTCTTCGGCTCCAACATCTTCATGACCTGGGCGTGGTATGGCCACCTCAAGAAAGCCGCGTGGTCGATCCCGCTCGCCATCGCCGTCTCGTGGATGATCGCGCTGCCCGAATACATGCTCCAGGTCCCCGCCAACCGCATCGGGCACGTCTCGCAGGGCGGGCCGTTCTCTGCGGCGCAGCTCAAGGTGCTTCAGGAAGCCATCACGCTCACGGTCTTCATCGGCTTCGCGATCCTGATCCTCAAGGAAAAGCCACGCGTCAACGAATACATCGCCTTCGCGCTCATCTTCGCCGGCGTCGCCGTCGCCATGATCGGCCGCCGCGAAGAGCCCAGGCAAGGCCAGATCATCGAAGCCCCGGCCGCGTTCATGGTCCCCGCCATCGAACCCGCCGCGAGCGACTCAACCATTCAATCACAAGGAGTTTCATCATGA
- a CDS encoding helix-turn-helix transcriptional regulator encodes MTPVTQKNQRPTSPRQASRRRAPVDRVLNPEVFKALADPTRLSLLSCLVKCGRPCSVTEIAACCSVDFSVINRHLAHLARAGLLTATKQGRTVWYAAAQPSLADLLRNMADAVDASQPCSTAVCCTTEKRP; translated from the coding sequence ATGACGCCAGTAACCCAGAAAAACCAGCGCCCGACTTCCCCGCGACAGGCCTCTCGCCGCCGAGCACCCGTCGATCGCGTGCTCAACCCCGAGGTCTTCAAGGCCCTGGCCGACCCGACTCGCCTCTCGCTGCTTTCGTGCCTGGTCAAATGCGGACGCCCCTGCTCGGTCACCGAGATTGCCGCCTGCTGCTCGGTCGACTTTTCCGTCATCAACCGCCATCTTGCCCATCTGGCCCGGGCGGGCCTGCTCACCGCCACCAAGCAGGGCCGAACCGTCTGGTACGCCGCTGCTCAACCCTCGCTGGCCGATCTCCTGCGCAACATGGCCGACGCGGTCGATGCCTCCCAACCCTGCAGCACGGCCGTGTGCTGCACCACGGAGAAACGCCCATGA
- a CDS encoding GNAT family N-acetyltransferase produces MSGSRLTVDAVIITSRASSVLLRPPLEADRAAFIALRRRSRHFLEPWEPRPPSHIDFFSDSGFDLELALSVGQRDRRYLICRKYDGAIVGRLSIGGIERGVQQSCHFGYRIGHEFIRNGYATQAVRLALRHVFRDLRLHRAEANLQPHNEASRGVARAAGMQLEGLSPRFLKIRGQWRDHERWAITIEAWRQLQPPVRATR; encoded by the coding sequence ATGTCTGGCTCGCGATTAACCGTCGATGCCGTCATCATCACCTCCCGCGCGTCCTCGGTCCTGCTTCGTCCGCCACTCGAAGCCGACCGCGCCGCCTTCATCGCCCTGCGCCGCCGCAGCCGTCACTTCCTCGAACCCTGGGAGCCCAGGCCCCCTTCACACATCGACTTCTTCTCCGATTCCGGCTTCGACCTCGAGCTGGCCCTCTCGGTCGGCCAGCGCGATCGGCGTTACCTGATCTGCCGCAAGTACGACGGCGCGATCGTCGGCCGCCTGAGCATCGGCGGCATCGAGCGCGGCGTCCAGCAATCGTGCCACTTCGGCTACAGGATCGGCCACGAGTTCATCCGCAACGGCTACGCCACCCAGGCAGTGCGCCTGGCGCTGCGCCATGTCTTCAGGGATCTGCGCCTGCATCGCGCCGAGGCCAATCTCCAGCCGCACAACGAGGCCTCGCGCGGCGTCGCCAGGGCAGCGGGCATGCAACTCGAAGGCCTCTCGCCCCGATTCCTCAAGATCCGGGGCCAGTGGCGCGATCACGAACGCTGGGCCATCACCATCGAGGCCTGGCGCCAGCTGCAACCCCCCGTCCGCGCCACCCGCTGA